The Toxorhynchites rutilus septentrionalis strain SRP chromosome 3, ASM2978413v1, whole genome shotgun sequence genome includes a region encoding these proteins:
- the LOC129780630 gene encoding uncharacterized protein LOC129780630 yields MNPVCLDIKRISGRNEERDINCDLGLGAFCLADYSDNQKAIIKKYSDVCETETGISADSHIVKQAPYGGLSAKDGISRKYIVCMQRGMGFLEEDGKINVENVVNFMVPPYDRKAVEELTNDCVGSEVGSLEDKASSFYNCFFTKKKI; encoded by the exons ATGAACCCGGTTTGTCTCGATATAAAAAGGATTTCGGGCCGGAATGAAGAACGCGATATCAATTGTGATCTTGGACTTGGGGCGTTCTGTTTG GCCGATTACAGCGACAACCAGAAGGCTATAATCAAAAAGTATTCGGACGTTTGCGAAACAGAAACAGGAATCTCAGCTGACTCTCACATCGTGAAGCAAGCCCCATATGGGGGACTGTCAGCCAAGGATGGTATCTCCAGA AAATATATCGTCTGCATGCAGCGCGGAATGGGGTTCCTTGAAGAGGATGGTAAAATCAATGTAGAGAATGTAGTTAACTTCATGGTGCCACCCTACGATCGCAAAGCGGTAGAAGAGTTGACCAATGATTGCGTCGGTTCTGAGGTAGGATCACTGGAAGATAAGGCATCCAGTTTTTACAATTGttttttcacgaaaaaaaaaatttga